The genomic stretch GTGTCATTTCAGAGGAAATTAAGATACAGATGGTGAATTGTCAAAGGTTGCAGAAGAGTCACATGTCAGATTGGACCCCCACAGGAGTAGAGAAAGCCTGGGACTAAGAGGAAAATTATGGAAGAAGAAAGTATTAgacttgtaaaatattttctgtgaaagGGATACTAtcatctattatttatttgttttctgccATTATGATATCAACCCCATGAGGTTTTTCTCTGTGCACTACTGTACCCCAGTGCTTAGAAAAATACTTGGCACATAGCTAATGCttgataaatacttgctgaatgactaaatgaaaatgaattactCTAGACTCACAGCTGGTGTGGGCCAGAAGGTAAACAACTAAAGGGAAAGAGTCTGGAGGCAAGGAAATCATTAGGAGGCTATTATGTTCATCCCCAAAAGGTTGTAAGCCAGTGAGCCTGTGGGCTTTTTGACTTTGTACCTAGAGCTCAGATCTTAGATTAGCCAACGTCTGAGATACTAGTTGCCACACTAAACCTCACCTGTCCTGCTTTATATGCAAACCTCCAACTCAGTTATTACCCACTTATTTTCTACTTTGAGGGATTTTCTGCTTTTAGGGGTTGGTGTCCTTCCCATCGTATCCTAGGGAAGTAAGTAGGTGTGCTTTGCCCCGATATCTCACTAGCTGGAGATATAACCTAAGAAAACTACTGCCAAAAGTCACCCATGAAGTGGTGCATTATGACTATTTAAGAAGCCACAGAGCCTTTGTGACCTCACTCCTGCTCCAGAGGTAGCTTGATAAGTCACAGCAGAGGGCAGTTGGGGCATAACTTCACACAAGTCATCAAGACCTCCTCCACCTTGCTTCTGAGGAGAAGCCATCAGAAACGAACTGTACTTTTAGCTTATTTCAGTTTCAGTTTATCAGTCATCTTGGGCCAACTACCAACCAACTTCTTTTGAAGACCAACTTGCCAGaaagaacttttttcatctttcagATACAGCTTACTTGAATCATGCAGTGCATAGGGGATATCAGTGAAGAAGTCTGGCAAGACTACATCACCCTCTTCCTACAGACTGTAATGTGCTGTGATGCAGTGATAATCACCAATTCCCCACCCTGGTTGTTAGCTTCTTATCCTGAAGTCAACTTGTTCCAATTGACCCAGGAAGAAATGCAGATCTTGctggtgagagaggagagagagaagttgtTTCTTCAGGGAATCACCCTTACAGGGACCAAATGCTTGTTGATCCGGGACAACCTGTACACTGAGGGCAACAACACCATGGACCTCCACACCAAAGGCCAGAGTCGGGGCAACCAGGTAGTGACAGTAGTTCAGATCGAGTCTGTATACCTTGTGGTGATAGGACACAAAGGAACAGGAGGAGGGTCTCTCAACTTCAAGGTTTTCAGGATGGTGGGTTACATCAGAGAGGCCATTCATCAACACCTGGCCCATTTCTAACTAAATAAAAAGGCACTGGTGTTTGACCTGGAATTTGAATTCAGTGTTATCTGATTCACCGTCTAGATTAACATAGtcttgaggaaaataaaaggagatcCCAGATCAGGtttggaggtgtgtgtgtgtgtgtgtgtgtgtgtgtgtgtgtgtgtgtgtgtgtgtgtgttaggaaaGGGGCAGATTGGGGAGTGAGTATTCAAGCATTTGtttctttgcacattttttaCACCTAGAACACAATCCCTCCCTTCTCAACACTTGGAGGGAAGAGTAGTGGACTGGGTAGTAGAAAATCTTGGTTGTACTCCCAACTTTTTCCTGACTTACTATatttttctctgggcctcagtttccttatctgtacaatgaGGAGTGCACTATGTCTCTAAGGGCCCTTCAAGCTCTGGAAATCTACGCTTTTGTAATAATCACATACATCCTTCAAAATCCAGCACAAGTACTACCTCCTTGAGGAAGCTTTCTCTGCCTGCCTCTACCTTAGGGCTGACCATAATTTGAATTACTAAAGCACTAACTCTCTGGGTAATTGGTTTGGACTTAATCATACTTTGCCTAACATTTCTTGTATGATTGTCCTGTGATCTTGTTTAACTTTTCACATACACATTAGTTTTGTTTCCCAACTTTATTATAATCTCCTAAAGGGCAGGTTGTTTGTCTTCTACTTCTCTATTTCCCTCCTGGGATAACCCAGCATGGGGCTTTGCTAGGGGAGTTGGCTACACACATAAAATCACTTATCAGGAATAGAGAGATTTTCCAAAGTGGGGATTCTGCTGGGTGTTGATGATCCAGGGCACTTGTGGCtagattttattcttcaaatttgTAGCTCACCTTTGGACCATTTATCTGTTCATTGTTGTCACCATCAGGGGAAACATGGGTGGGCAGAAGctaagaaagaaagtaaaaagttcTAAACATTCCATCTGGCTTGTTGCTAGCTACTGTGGACATGCTGGAGAGAAAGAATACAGGAATGAGAAAGATGAGGTTGAGTAATAAAGCATAGTGCTTATTTGACCCTGCTGCCACCAGCCCCCAGGAGCAGTGATTATGGAGAACCCTCTTCTCTGTCAGTTACAGGGAACCACTTCAAATCCCGCCCCCCATACACACTCTCAAAAGCCTGTAAAGGTCAAGGTTTAAACATGGAGGTTGTAAAATATCTGTGTGCTATTCAATACAAGTATAATGCCTGTCATATAtgtaacttaaatattttaatagccacattaaaaatgatacagGTGAATTTAATCttaagaatgtattttatttaacccattacatccaaaatattattatttaaacacataatcaataaaaatattattgatgagatattttacatgtttgcatacaaagtcttcaaaatctggtgtgcattttacatttgcaacacatctcaattcagacaagtctcatttcaaatgctcaatagtCACATGTATCTAGTGGCTACCGTATTTGGCAATGTGGGTCTAGGCCAATGCCATCCAATGTTTGAAACCCCTCTACAACATCCTTGCTagcacatccatccatccaacactTTTCATGCCAGGCATTGGCTAggtaattaataaaaatgtcaaaataattgagaaaagaattttcttaGATAAAATTCTAGTGGGgacaagacaaatgaaaaatacgTTGCAATACAATGAGGCAGATGGCATGAAAAAGTTTGTTTatgcaaatatgtattgagctcTCACTGTGTCGGGCACTGTTCTAGACACAGCagtaaagaaaacacacagaaacCTATGTTCATAGAGCTTACACTCTAATGGAAGAGACAGAATATGTGTCAGGAGTTAACAAGTGTCATGAAGACAAACAAAGCAGTATAAAGGGAGATAGAGAGAGATGGGAGGGACTATTTTAAATAGGAGGTCAGGGGCAGCGTCTTTGGAGAGACAATATCTGTACAGATGCCTAATGAAGTGAGGAAGTGGGTCATGAAGAGAGGTAGGGAAAGTGTTTCAGGTAGAGACAAGAGCCattcaaaggccctgagacaggagTGTGCCTGATCTTTTGAGGAACTATCAGGAGACCAATGTGGTTGCAGCCTCCCAGGACAATGCCCCTTTCCCTTCCCACCTGCAGCATCCTCAGGCATGTTGGTGAGGCAGCAGATACTGTCTTCTGGGGTGGAAGAGCAAAGCAGAGCAAATGGTCTCATTGCTCTCCTTCTGGGTCCTCTTTTTCTAATGAAAttgctttaacttttattttggcAGTCATATTATACTGCTGACTGACATTGAGCTCTTAGTTAACTAAACCCCCTAAGGCTTTTTCACACTGGCTGCTGTTAAGAAAAGAGCTTGAAATAGTGGTAGGGCAATAAGccagggaaaaaattaaatgtggaaGTGGCTTCCGTAGAGCCTTCATCTTGGATAGAGCCTCCATGTGGCATGAAGCATATCCCTGAAGGGAAAGAGAGCGAAGTGAGAtggagggaaaagaaggaaaattcttCAGTTAATTGAGGCTTCTACATTATTCTTTGCAGCCTGGATCTCCCAGGCAAAACGACATGTTCAGGAATTAGGGCCACTGAGGAAAATGGCCTTGCCAGTTAGAAAGGCCCAGGCAAATCTTTCATTAGAGGACAAGCTAAAGTATGCAGATTCCCCATTGAACAAGAGATTTAATTGAATGTATGGCTGACTGAGGCTCAAGGTGGTAAgctggaaaggggaagggagcCTAGGTGGGCCACATAGCAGAGATCCTGCCCTTTCCATCCAGAGAGAAGCACTTCACTGTGGTAACAGTCCATGCCTAGCTTGTTGCCATGGTGAATCTTTCCCTGGAAGCTGAACGTGTCTTGCATAAGTAAGGTACAACTGAAAGTAGAGAAAAATTTGGGCCCTTCTATTCCCAGAAGGGGTCAGGATAGACTCTGTGAGGGCTCAGTGTCAGTACAGAGAAGCTTGAAACTTGCTGTGAGGATTTATCTCCTCTCTCCATCCACCCTGTGTGACTTTGTTGCTTTAGGTATTCACAGTGGAATTCTGAAGCTAGCCTTAACCTTCATCTGCCACCTTGGTGCccacttttcctttcttgtactcTGCAGTCCAGCCACACTGAACAGGTCATTGTTGTCAGGACATGCTTCACAATTTCTTCCATGGTGTTCTCAGAATTCACTGCTACTTGccctcctctcttcttctctaACAATCTCAAGCACATATCCTACTTACTTGCCTAGGCCCAGGCACTAGGTCCATTCCTATAATGATATTCCTTACTCCCCAGGTTTGGAGGTGTTTCCTCATGACTTGGAATCCCCCATCTTGTGCTTTGCACCTCTCTCATAACACTTAACTCCTCAACTTTCAGTTCTTACTATACAGGTACATATCTTCTCTCCCTTATTAGCCTACAAGTTCCCCTAGAGATGACTATTTTGTTGTAATTCCGATTATCAGGCTTTTGTGCTGGAAGTTCACAACGCTGgatgattaaataaatgacaGACATAATGAACAGATAAAGGCTGATTTTCCAACCAAGCCACTTCCTTGGtttcatgcattttaaattaatggAGACTAGAGGTGTGgaagggaagatggcggaagagtaagacggggagatcaccttcctccccacagatataccagaaatacatctacacgtggagcaactcttacagaacacctactgaatgctggcagaagacctcagaccccccAAAAGCCTaagaagcagaggattaaatctccacaatcaacttgatgtaccctgcatctgtggaatacatgaacagacaaccaatcatcccaaattgaggaggtggatttcgagagcaagatttatgattttttccccttttcctctttttccaagagtcagtgctgtgcctctgaggtgggagagccaacttcaggacactgctcaacaagagacctcccagctccacataataacaaatggtgaaaatctaccagagacctccatctcaacaccagcacccaggttCATTCAACGAcaagcaagccacagtgctggacaacctatgcctaacaactagcaaaacaggaacacaaccccacctattagcagagagggtgcctaaaatcataataagtccacagacaccacaaaacacaccaccagacgtggacctgcccactagagacacaagacccagcctcatccacaagaacacaggcactagtctcctctaccaggaagcctacacaacccactgaaccaaccttagccactggggacagacatcaataACAACAGGAaccacgaacctgcagcctgcaaaaaggagaccccaaacacagtaagataagcaaactgagaagacagaaaatcacacagcagatgaaggagcaagataaaaatgcaccagacctaacaaatgaagaggaaataggcagtctaactgaaaaagaattcataataatgatagtaaagatgatccaaaatctcggaaatagaatagaaaaaatacaagaaatgttgaacaaggacctagaagaactaaagatgaaagaaacaatgatgaacaacacaagaaatgaaatgaaaaagactctagatgggatcaatagcagaataactgaggcagaagaacggataagtgacctggaaaataaaatagtggaaaaaactactgcggagcagaataaaggaaaaagaatgaaaagaactgaggacagtctcagagacctctgggacaacattaaacgcaccaacattcagactataggggttccagaagaagaagagaaaaagaaagggactgagaaaatatttgaagagataatagttgaaaacttccctaatatgggaaaggaaagagttaatcaagtccaggaagcacagagagtcccataaagaataaatccaaggagaaatacgccaagacacatattaatgaaactgtcaaaaattaaatacaaagaaagcatattaaaagcagcaagggaaaaacaacaaataacacacaagggaatccgcataaggtttacagctgatctctcagcagaaactctgcaagccagaagggagtgccaggacatactgaaagtgatgaaggaggaaaacctgcaaccaagattactctacacagcaaggatctcattcagatttgatggagaaattaaaacctttacagacaagcaaaagctgagagagttcagcaccaccaaaccagcttaacaacaaatgtgaaaggaacttctctaggcaagaaacacaagagaaggaaaagacctgtaaaaacgaacccaaaacaatttagaaaatgggaataggaacatacatattgataattacattaaatgtaaatggactaaatgttcccaccaaaagacactgaTTGgccaaatggatacaaaaacaagacccatatatatgctgtctacaagagacccacttcagacctagagacacatacagactgaaagtaaggggatggaaaaaggaattccatgcaaatggaaaccaaaagaaagctggagtagcaattctcatatcagacaaaatagactttaaaataaagactattagaagagacaaagaaggacactacataatgatcaagggattgatacaagaagatataacaattgtaaatatttatgcacccaacataggagcacctcaatacataaggcaaatactaacagccataaaatgggaattcgacagtaacacattcatagtaggggactttaacaccccactttcaccaatggacagatcatccaaaatgaaaataaataaggaaacacaagctttaaatgatacattaaacaagatggacttaattgatatttataggacactccatccaaaaacaacagaatacacatttttctcaagtgctcacggaacattctccaggatggatcatatcttgggtcacaaatcaagccttggtaaatttaagaaaactgaaattgtatcaagtatcttttctgaccacaacgccatgagactagatatcaattacaggaaaagatctgtaaaaaatacaaacacatggaggctaaacaatacactacttaataatgaagtgatcactgaagaaatcaaagaggaaataaaaaaatacctagaaacaaatgacaatggagacatgatgacccaatacctatgggatgcagcaaaagcaggtctaagagggaagtttatagcaatacaagcccaccctaagaagcaagaaacatctcgaataaacaacctaaccttgcacctcaagcaattagagaaagaagaacaaaatacccataagttagcagaaggaaagaaatcataaaaataagatcagaaataaatgaaaaagaaatgaagcagacaatagcaaagatcaataaaactaaaagcttgttctttgagaagataaagaaaatagataaaccattagccagactcatcaagaaaaaaagggagaagactcaaatcaatagaattagaaatgaaaaaggagaagtaacaactgacactgcagaaataaaagaggtcatgagagattactacaagcaactctataccaataaaatggacaacctggaagaaatggacaaattcttagaaatgcacaatatacatagactgaatcaggaagaactagaaaatatgaacagaccaatcacaagcactgaaattgaaactgtgattaaaaatcttcaaacaaacaatagcccaggaccagatggcttcacagccgaattctatccaacatttagagaagagctaacacctatccttctcaaactcttccaaaatatagcagagggaggaacatttcCAAATtacttctatgaggccaccatcaccttgataccaaaaccagataaggatgtcacaaagaaagaaaactacaggccaatatcactgatgaatatagatgcaaaaatcctcaacaaaatactaacaaacagaatccaacagcacattaaaaggatcatacaacatgatcaactggggtttattccaggaatgcaaggattcttcagtatacgcaaatctatcaacgcgatataccatattaacaaactgaaggagaaaaaccatatgatcatctcagtagatgcagggaaagctcttgacaaaattcaacacccatttattataaaaaccctgcagaaagtaggcatagagggaactttcctcaacataataaaggccatatatgacaagcccacagccaacatcatcctcaatggtgaaaaactgaatccatttccactaaggtcaggaacaagacaaggttgcacactGTCActactatcattcaacatagttttggaagttttagccacagcaatcagagaagaaaaggaaataaaaggaatccaaatcggaaaagaagaagtaaagctgtcactgtttgcagatgacatgataatatacatagagaatcctaaagatgctaccagaaaactactagagctaatcaatgaatttggtaaagtagcaggatacaaaattaatgcagagaaatctctggcattcctgtatactaatgatgaaaaatctgaaagtgaaatcaagaaaacactcccatttaccactgcaacaaaaagaataaaatatctaggaagaatgctacctaaggagacaaaagacctgtatgcagaaaattataagacactgatgaaagaaattaaagatgaaacaaatagatggagagatataccatgttcttggattggaagaatcaacattgtgaaaatgactctactacccaaagcaatctgtagattcaatgcaatccctatgaaactaccactggcatttttcacagaactag from Phocoena phocoena chromosome X, mPhoPho1.1, whole genome shotgun sequence encodes the following:
- the LOC136142118 gene encoding profilin-1-like; the protein is MQCIGDISEEVWQDYITLFLQTVMCCDAVIITNSPPWLLASYPEVNLFQLTQEEMQILLVREEREKLFLQGITLTGTKCLLIRDNLYTEGNNTMDLHTKGQSRGNQVVTVVQIESVYLVVIGHKGTGGGSLNFKVFRMVGYIREAIHQHLAHF